One region of Quercus lobata isolate SW786 chromosome 2, ValleyOak3.0 Primary Assembly, whole genome shotgun sequence genomic DNA includes:
- the LOC115975618 gene encoding glucan endo-1,3-beta-glucosidase 13-like, which yields MARGFRLIFTASLLLMLLDLCRGSTIGVCYGRNADDLPTPDKVAQLVQLHNIKYVRIYDSNIQVLKAFSNTGVELMIGITNSDLLPFSQFQSNADTWLKNSILPYYPATKITCITVGAEVTESPNNVSALVVPAMNNVLAALRKVGLHKKIKVSSTHSLGVLSRSFPPSAGAFNSSHAFFLRPMLEFLAENQSPFMIDIYPYYAYRDSPNNVSLDYALFESSSEVIDPNTGLLYTNMFDAQIDALYFALMALNFRTIKVMVTETGWPSKGSPKESAATPDYAQTYNTNLIRHVINNTGTPAKPGEELDVYVFSLFNENRKPGLESERNWGLFYPDQTSVYSLDFTGKGAAVMTTESNITSSNGTTWCIASSKASEKDLQNALDWACGPGNVDCTAIQPSQPCYEPDTTISHASYAFNSYYQQNGATDIACSFGGNGVKVDKNPSYDSCLYLTAGSNKTVASNTTAISSTSSSSSTKNEVSTWICIYLLVTVLSLLNISHAW from the exons ATGGCCAGGGGGTTCAGGCTTATCTTTACAGCTTCACTTTTGCTTATGCTTTTAG ATCTATGCAGGGGAAGCACAATTGGAGTTTGCTATGGAAGAAATGCTGATGACCTCCCCACACCTGATAAAGTGGCCCAGCTGGTTCAACTTCATAACATAAAATATGTTAGGATTTATGATTCCAATATTCAGGTTCTCAAGGCCTTCTCAAACACTGGAGTTGAACTTATGATTGGAATTACAAATTCAGACTTATTGCCTTTCTCCCAGTTCCAATCAAATGCAGACACATGGCTGAAGAACAGCATCCTTCCTTACTATCCAGCCACTAAGATCACATGCATAACTGTTGGTGCTGAAGTCACAGAAAGCCCCAATAATGTCTCTGCCTTAGTGGTACCTGCCATGAATAATGTCCTCGCAGCCCTTAGAAAAGTTGGTCTACACAAGAAGATCAAAGTTTCAAGTACCCATTCCCTTGGAGTTTTATCCCGATCATTCCCACCCTCTGCTGGAGCTTTTAATAGTAGCCATGCATTCTTCCTGAGGCCCATGCTGGAATTTTTGGCTGAGAACCAGTCACCTTTCATGATTGATATTTATCCTTACTATGCTTACAGAGACTCTCCGAACAATGTGTCTCTAGACTATGCTCTATTTGAGTCATCTTCAGAAGTTATTGATCCAAACACTGGTTTGCTGTACACAAACATGTTTGATGCCCAGATTGATGCTCTTTATTTTGCGCTGATGGCTCTAAATTTCAGAACAATTAAAGTCATGGTCACTGAAACAGGCTGGCCTTCCAAAGGATCACCTAAGGAGTCAGCTGCAACTCCTGATTATGCTCAGACCTATAATACCAATCTGATTCGGCATGTCATTAACAATACTGGTACTCCTGCAAAGCCTGGAGAGGAGCTTGATGTGTATGTCTTTTCTTTGTTCAATGAAAATAGAAAGCCAGGGTTGGAATCTGAGAGGAACTGGGGCTTATTTTATCCTGACCAGACAAGTGTCTATAGCCTGGATTTCACTGGAAAAGGTGCTGCCGTAATGACTACAGAGTCGAACATTACCAGTTCAAATGGAACAACATGGTGCATAGCTTCAAGTAAGGCTTCTGAAAAGGACTTGCAGAATGCCTTGGACTGGGCTTGTGGTCCTGGGAATGTGGACTGCACTGCTATTCAGCCTAGTCAGCCTTGTTATGAGCCAGATACTACAATCTCTCATGCATCATATGCCTTCAACAGTTATTACCAGCAAAATGGGGCTACTGATATTGCCTGCAGCTTTGGAGGGAATGGAGTTAAAGTTGATAAGAACCCAA GCTATGATAGTTGCTTGTATTTAACAGCAGG GAGCAACAAAACTGTGGCAAGCAATACAACGGCAatttcttcaacttcttcttcctcctctacAAAGAATGAAGTTTCAACATGGATCTGTATTTATCTTCTTGTTACTGTCCTCTCACTCTTGAATATTAGCCATGCCTGGTAA